A window of Dyella terrae contains these coding sequences:
- a CDS encoding peroxiredoxin: MRRNALLVLLIMLVGWVFAPVMAQSSASNLPQVGQAAPNFKLEDQNGKWHTPADHHGRWLVLYFYPKDFTPGCTTEVCTFRDDVAKLRQAGADVVGVSLDDVKSHAEFAAKYKVPFPLLSDADSSTAQAYGVLTSRAGMHYAKRTTFLIDPNGKIAKVYQDVDPEKNSAQVLADLATLKAAS; this comes from the coding sequence ATGCGTCGCAATGCGTTGCTCGTCCTGTTGATCATGCTGGTGGGCTGGGTGTTCGCACCCGTCATGGCCCAGTCGTCGGCGTCGAACCTGCCCCAGGTGGGCCAGGCCGCTCCCAACTTCAAGCTGGAAGACCAGAACGGCAAGTGGCACACGCCGGCCGATCATCATGGCCGCTGGCTGGTGCTGTACTTCTATCCCAAGGATTTCACGCCCGGCTGCACGACCGAGGTCTGCACCTTCCGCGATGACGTGGCCAAGCTGCGCCAGGCGGGCGCCGATGTGGTGGGCGTGAGCCTCGATGACGTGAAGTCCCATGCGGAATTCGCCGCCAAGTACAAGGTGCCGTTCCCGCTGCTGTCCGATGCCGACAGTTCCACGGCGCAGGCCTATGGCGTGCTGACCTCGCGCGCCGGCATGCATTACGCCAAGCGCACCACCTTCCTGATCGACCCCAACGGCAAGATCGCCAAGGTGTACCAGGACGTCGACCCCGAGAAGAACTCGGCCCAGGTACTGGCGGACCTCGCCACGCTGAAGGCCGCTTCCTGA
- a CDS encoding DUF2884 family protein — translation MRIPAFLALSLFVTGSLHAQDLATTCQASSSYDLTLKPDALVFDRPQPAPFHVELHDGNLRTDGNTVRLNAEDQDRMALFERELRALAPRARTVAQNGIDLLAQAVRAEALNLGLSAQTRADVDQRVAARVVELKQRIANSQSTRDWQGDMADQYANQIASDLLPLIVGDLGQQAMQAAMTGDLQAAADLRDKAAGLATELRPRLERRMQALKPQIQALCPSIQRLAELQQGVRGGNGQPLNLVQIAQ, via the coding sequence ATGCGCATCCCTGCCTTCCTTGCCCTGTCGCTGTTTGTCACCGGCAGCCTGCACGCCCAGGATCTGGCCACCACCTGCCAGGCCAGCAGCAGTTACGACCTGACGCTCAAGCCGGATGCGCTGGTCTTCGATCGCCCACAGCCGGCGCCGTTCCACGTCGAGCTGCATGACGGCAACCTGCGCACGGATGGCAACACCGTTCGCCTCAATGCCGAAGACCAGGACCGGATGGCGTTGTTCGAGCGTGAATTGCGCGCGCTGGCGCCGCGCGCCCGGACGGTCGCGCAAAACGGTATCGATCTCCTTGCCCAGGCCGTTCGCGCCGAGGCGCTGAACCTCGGTTTGTCGGCCCAGACCCGGGCGGATGTCGATCAACGAGTCGCCGCGCGCGTGGTTGAACTGAAACAGCGCATCGCCAACAGCCAATCGACCCGCGACTGGCAGGGCGACATGGCCGACCAGTATGCGAACCAGATCGCCAGCGACCTGTTGCCGTTGATCGTCGGCGATCTGGGCCAGCAGGCCATGCAGGCGGCGATGACGGGTGACCTGCAGGCGGCGGCCGACCTTCGCGACAAGGCCGCCGGCCTGGCCACCGAACTGCGGCCGCGCCTGGAGCGACGGATGCAGGCCCTGAAGCCCCAGATTCAGGCGTTGTGCCCCTCCATCCAGCGACTGGCGGAGCTGCAACAGGGCGTGCGCGGGGGCAATGGGCAGCCGCTTAACCTCGTTCAGATCGCCCAATGA
- a CDS encoding PA2169 family four-helix-bundle protein produces MSQVNRGLYNALIRRGIDDRDLHRRALEQVRDPALQMLLFENLQTLDSLIAELQGQVRADGGYAAEHGTLGGSMRFLAATLSTQFATHRDSAWVHCLARYECELLHSFERRLERAPGERNGVLARHLSRLYGMHKDMHCLAGTTHG; encoded by the coding sequence GTGTCGCAAGTTAATCGTGGGCTCTATAACGCCTTGATCCGTCGTGGAATCGATGACCGCGATCTCCATCGGCGTGCGCTGGAACAGGTGCGCGATCCGGCCCTCCAGATGCTGCTGTTCGAAAATCTGCAAACCCTGGATAGCCTGATCGCCGAGCTTCAGGGCCAGGTCCGTGCTGACGGCGGATATGCTGCGGAGCACGGCACACTGGGCGGCAGCATGCGCTTTCTGGCCGCCACGCTTTCGACCCAGTTTGCGACGCACCGCGACAGTGCCTGGGTGCACTGCCTGGCCCGCTACGAATGCGAGTTGCTGCATAGCTTCGAGCGTCGCCTGGAGCGCGCGCCCGGCGAGCGGAACGGGGTGCTGGCCCGCCACCTGTCGCGCCTTTACGGCATGCACAAGGACATGCATTGTCTGGCGGGTACCACCCACGGTTGA
- a CDS encoding DUF924 family protein, with amino-acid sequence MANAKDVLDFWFDPANEPRWFARDDAFDDAIRSRFDVTFLVAARGELDAWAATPEGWLALLIVLDQFSRNLFRNDPRAYEHDPKAQSLALAGIARGDDQALPAPWRAFAYLPLEHAEDRRLQAHCVALFGDLCQQAPGDARFANYLDYARRHHGVIERFGRFPHRNQVLGRATTADEAHYLAQPGAGF; translated from the coding sequence TTGGCTAACGCAAAGGATGTGCTGGATTTCTGGTTCGACCCCGCCAACGAACCGCGCTGGTTCGCTCGCGATGACGCTTTCGATGACGCCATCCGCAGTCGCTTCGATGTCACGTTCCTGGTTGCGGCGCGCGGTGAACTCGATGCCTGGGCGGCGACGCCCGAGGGCTGGCTGGCCCTGCTGATCGTCCTCGACCAGTTCAGTCGAAACCTGTTTCGCAACGATCCGCGCGCTTACGAGCACGACCCCAAAGCCCAGTCGCTCGCCCTCGCCGGTATCGCGCGGGGCGATGACCAGGCACTGCCGGCGCCATGGCGCGCATTCGCCTACCTGCCGCTGGAACATGCCGAAGACCGAAGGTTGCAGGCGCACTGCGTCGCCTTGTTCGGCGACCTATGCCAGCAGGCGCCCGGTGACGCGCGCTTTGCCAACTACCTCGACTATGCACGGCGTCACCATGGGGTGATTGAGCGGTTCGGCCGCTTCCCGCATCGCAACCAGGTGCTGGGACGGGCAACGACCGCCGACGAGGCCCATTACCTTGCACAGCCCGGCGCCGGATTCTGA
- a CDS encoding DUF2845 domain-containing protein produces MRYLMMFLAMIWAGASFASDTLRVGSRVLVTGDSSARVVDLLGQPSTKQRGSSKPGRRAGTERWHYRRGQRITTISVAEGRVVHIDEQRL; encoded by the coding sequence ATGCGATATCTGATGATGTTCCTGGCAATGATCTGGGCTGGCGCCAGCTTCGCGAGCGACACCTTGCGCGTGGGAAGTCGCGTGCTGGTGACCGGTGACAGTTCCGCGCGTGTCGTGGATCTTCTGGGCCAGCCGTCCACAAAGCAAAGGGGGTCGTCCAAACCTGGCCGACGAGCCGGCACCGAACGTTGGCACTACCGCCGCGGCCAGCGCATCACCACGATCAGCGTCGCCGAAGGGCGGGTCGTCCACATCGACGAACAGCGCCTGTAG
- a CDS encoding low temperature requirement protein A — translation MSHDSTASLLRSRDGGHGKVTNIELFFDLVFVYAVTQLSHTLLHHLDAGGALRVLLLFLSVWWVWIFTGWITNWLDPERIAVRMMLLVLTFAGLLLSTSLPEAFAEHGMLFAGAYVAMQVGRSAFMMWALRKSPRAAQLNFVRITSWFCVSGVLWLMGGAHEASRFAWWIAALAIEYMGPAAYFYVPGIGRSSTREWDVEASHLAERCSLFVIIALGESMVVTGSSFAESARDAQSVLAFAMAFLGSVAMWWIYFDLGAERSSRAFTASSDPGRTARLAYTYLHLLIVAGIVVTAVGDELALTHPDGQGIAATAVLIGGPAMYLLGCALFKMVVNHTNFPFSHLAGLILLAALIFLAGQLSNLWLSAATTLVLVIAAAWETLSLRKVRASLHAAEH, via the coding sequence ATGAGCCACGATTCAACGGCCAGTTTGCTGCGCAGTCGCGACGGCGGGCACGGCAAAGTGACGAACATCGAGTTGTTCTTCGACCTGGTCTTCGTCTATGCGGTGACGCAGCTCTCGCACACTTTGCTCCATCATCTCGATGCGGGCGGCGCCCTGCGCGTCTTGCTGCTTTTCCTGTCCGTGTGGTGGGTATGGATCTTCACCGGATGGATTACCAACTGGCTCGATCCCGAGCGCATTGCCGTGCGCATGATGTTGCTGGTGCTCACCTTCGCCGGCCTCCTGCTGTCGACGTCGTTACCCGAGGCCTTTGCCGAACACGGCATGCTGTTCGCGGGCGCGTACGTGGCCATGCAGGTGGGGCGCTCCGCGTTCATGATGTGGGCGCTGCGCAAGTCGCCGCGCGCGGCGCAGCTCAACTTCGTGCGCATCACCAGCTGGTTCTGCGTTTCCGGGGTGTTGTGGCTGATGGGCGGTGCACATGAGGCGTCTCGTTTCGCCTGGTGGATCGCGGCGCTGGCGATCGAGTACATGGGCCCGGCCGCCTACTTCTATGTACCGGGCATCGGCCGTTCCAGTACGCGGGAATGGGACGTCGAAGCCAGTCATCTGGCCGAGCGCTGCAGTCTGTTCGTGATCATCGCGCTGGGTGAGTCGATGGTGGTAACCGGCTCAAGCTTTGCGGAGTCGGCGCGCGATGCGCAGAGCGTGCTTGCCTTCGCCATGGCCTTCCTGGGAAGCGTGGCGATGTGGTGGATCTACTTCGACCTTGGTGCGGAGCGCAGCAGTCGCGCCTTTACCGCGTCCAGCGATCCCGGCCGCACGGCACGCCTGGCCTACACGTATCTTCACCTGCTGATCGTCGCCGGCATTGTCGTCACCGCCGTGGGTGACGAACTGGCCCTGACGCATCCGGACGGGCAGGGCATCGCCGCCACGGCCGTGCTGATCGGTGGTCCGGCGATGTATCTGCTTGGCTGCGCGCTATTCAAGATGGTAGTCAACCACACCAACTTTCCGTTCTCGCATCTGGCGGGCCTGATCTTGCTGGCGGCACTGATCTTTCTCGCAGGCCAGCTGAGCAATCTCTGGCTGTCCGCGGCGACAACGCTGGTGCTGGTGATCGCCGCGGCGTGGGAAACGCTCTCATTACGCAAGGTGCGTGCGTCATTGCACGCGGCGGAACACTAG
- a CDS encoding 2-dehydropantoate 2-reductase — protein sequence MKPPVDIVVYGAGSIGCYIGGRLHLHARVRLIVRPRMADVLLDRGLTLTDLHGYRQHTDGHQLDLGLDPHDAHAPLVLVTVKSADTAQVGAELAPVLSAGTTVISFQNGLDNAQVLRAALPRCTVLAGMVPFNVLQREPGVFHQGTDGQLMADAHPALARAAPAFASAGLPLDQRDDMPAVQRAKLLFNLNNAINALSDLPLREELADRDWRRCLALAQREAIAIFKAAHLPLAKLTPLPSAWLPAVLSLPDALYSRVAKRMLAIDPLARSSTWEDLRAGRRTEVDAIHGAIVRLAQDLGRQAPVNARIIEWVRAQEASPRTWTAAQLRAAMDASVSSDSSGV from the coding sequence GTGAAGCCTCCGGTCGACATCGTCGTCTATGGCGCAGGCAGCATCGGCTGCTATATCGGCGGGCGTTTGCATCTGCACGCCCGCGTTCGACTGATCGTCCGCCCGCGCATGGCGGACGTGCTGCTCGATCGCGGGCTGACGCTGACCGACCTGCACGGCTACCGGCAACACACGGACGGGCACCAGCTCGATCTCGGCCTCGATCCGCACGATGCCCATGCACCGCTCGTTCTGGTGACGGTCAAATCGGCGGATACGGCGCAGGTGGGCGCGGAGCTCGCGCCCGTACTGAGCGCCGGCACCACGGTCATCAGTTTCCAGAATGGGCTGGACAACGCGCAGGTACTTCGCGCCGCCCTGCCCCGCTGCACGGTGTTGGCCGGGATGGTGCCGTTCAACGTCTTGCAGCGCGAACCAGGCGTGTTTCACCAGGGCACCGATGGGCAGTTGATGGCCGACGCGCATCCGGCGCTGGCGCGCGCGGCGCCCGCCTTTGCATCCGCCGGCCTGCCGCTGGATCAACGCGACGACATGCCCGCCGTCCAGCGCGCAAAGCTATTGTTCAACCTCAACAACGCCATCAATGCCTTGTCGGACCTTCCCTTGCGGGAGGAGCTGGCCGACCGGGACTGGCGACGATGCCTGGCCCTCGCTCAGCGCGAGGCCATCGCCATCTTCAAGGCGGCTCACTTGCCCCTGGCCAAACTGACGCCACTGCCGAGCGCCTGGCTGCCAGCCGTGCTGTCACTGCCCGACGCGCTCTACTCTCGCGTGGCTAAACGCATGCTGGCCATCGACCCCCTGGCGCGCTCGTCGACCTGGGAGGATCTGCGAGCCGGACGACGCACTGAAGTCGACGCCATCCACGGTGCGATCGTGCGCCTGGCGCAGGATCTGGGGCGACAGGCGCCGGTGAACGCGCGGATCATCGAATGGGTTCGCGCACAGGAGGCGTCGCCACGCACGTGGACCGCCGCGCAACTGCGCGCCGCCATGGACGCGTCGGTTTCGTCGGACTCGTCAGGCGTCTAG
- a CDS encoding FAD-binding dehydrogenase gives MVQGFDVVVVGGGLAGLVAATEVADAGKRVLVVDQEPEQSLGGQAFWSFGGLFFVDSPEQRRMGVRDSHALALTDWMGTAGFDRTEDHWPRRWAEAYVDFASGEKRRWLHDMGMRWFPVVGWAERGGGGAYGHGNSVPRFHVTWGTGPGVIEPFVRRALEARDKGLLSFAFRHRVDELLVEGSAVVGVRGAVLAPDGMERGKPSSRDVTGEFEFRAQAVVVASGGIGGNHELVRRNWPARLGEPPKHMICGVPAHVDGRMLGITENAGANLINRDRMWHYVEGIENWNPIWPMHAIRILPGPSSMWFDATGKRLPGPFWPGYDTLGTLEYLRGTGHDYSWFILDQQIIRREFALSGSEQNPDLTNKSWRQVAKRAIGKGAPAPVEAFKQHGRDFIVRNTLEELVAGMNALAGNGLLDVAQIRREIEARDLQFDNPFTKDAQVMAIHSARRYRGDKLVRVAKPHKMLDPANGPLIAVRLNILTRKTLGGLETDLQGRVLAQDGEVMPGLYAAGEASGFGGGGVHGYRALEGSFLGGCIFSGRVAGRAAAAAVT, from the coding sequence ATGGTGCAGGGGTTTGACGTAGTCGTGGTGGGTGGCGGTCTGGCGGGCCTGGTGGCGGCCACGGAAGTGGCCGATGCGGGCAAGCGTGTCCTGGTGGTGGACCAGGAGCCCGAACAGAGCCTGGGTGGCCAGGCCTTCTGGTCGTTTGGCGGGCTGTTCTTCGTCGACTCACCCGAGCAGCGACGCATGGGTGTCCGCGATTCGCACGCGCTGGCCCTGACTGACTGGATGGGTACGGCCGGCTTCGACCGCACCGAAGACCACTGGCCGCGCCGCTGGGCGGAGGCCTATGTCGACTTTGCCTCCGGCGAGAAGCGTCGCTGGCTCCATGACATGGGCATGCGCTGGTTTCCGGTCGTGGGCTGGGCCGAGCGCGGCGGTGGCGGCGCTTATGGGCACGGTAATTCGGTGCCGCGTTTCCATGTGACCTGGGGTACCGGCCCGGGCGTGATCGAACCGTTCGTTCGCCGCGCGCTCGAAGCACGCGACAAAGGCTTGCTGAGCTTTGCCTTCCGCCACCGTGTCGACGAGCTGCTCGTCGAAGGGAGCGCCGTCGTGGGCGTACGCGGTGCCGTGCTCGCACCGGACGGGATGGAACGCGGCAAACCCAGTTCGCGCGACGTCACGGGCGAGTTCGAGTTTCGTGCTCAGGCCGTCGTCGTGGCGTCCGGTGGCATCGGCGGCAATCACGAACTGGTGCGTCGCAACTGGCCGGCCCGCCTGGGCGAACCGCCCAAGCACATGATCTGCGGCGTGCCGGCGCACGTCGACGGACGCATGCTCGGGATCACGGAAAATGCCGGCGCCAACCTCATTAATCGTGACCGCATGTGGCACTACGTCGAAGGCATCGAGAACTGGAATCCGATTTGGCCGATGCATGCCATTCGCATCCTGCCCGGCCCGTCATCGATGTGGTTCGATGCCACCGGCAAGCGCCTGCCGGGCCCGTTCTGGCCCGGCTACGACACGCTGGGCACGCTGGAATACCTGCGCGGCACGGGCCACGACTACAGTTGGTTCATCCTCGACCAGCAGATCATCCGCCGCGAGTTCGCGCTTTCCGGTTCGGAGCAAAACCCCGACCTCACCAACAAAAGCTGGCGCCAGGTGGCAAAGCGTGCCATTGGCAAGGGTGCGCCGGCGCCCGTGGAGGCGTTCAAGCAGCATGGTCGCGACTTCATCGTGCGTAACACGCTGGAGGAACTGGTAGCCGGCATGAATGCGCTGGCCGGAAACGGCCTTCTCGATGTGGCACAGATTCGTCGCGAGATCGAGGCACGCGACCTGCAATTCGACAACCCCTTCACTAAGGATGCGCAGGTCATGGCCATCCACAGCGCGCGTCGCTATCGCGGTGACAAGCTCGTTCGCGTGGCGAAACCTCACAAGATGCTCGATCCGGCGAACGGACCGCTCATTGCCGTGCGCCTGAACATCCTGACGCGCAAGACACTCGGCGGACTCGAAACGGATTTGCAGGGTCGCGTGCTCGCGCAGGACGGCGAGGTCATGCCGGGGCTTTACGCAGCGGGCGAGGCATCGGGTTTCGGCGGCGGCGGTGTGCACGGCTATCGCGCACTGGAAGGCAGCTTCCTCGGTGGCTGCATCTTCTCCGGGCGCGTAGCCGGACGCGCGGCGGCTGCGGCCGTGACGTGA
- a CDS encoding DUF2884 family protein translates to MRMKLTVLALAAGLSFGATAQAKDVHINDGTCGYTTNYDVRVNSNGVFFDNKDAKPASVYMHDGKLVVDGKSIAVTDDDAQRLRNYENGVRQMLPEVTVIAREGVDIGFTAMRTVLATFSENEGDRRKYTSKLEASRNKALTEIDNTLAKGVWNRESFGDAMGEAMGSTIADLASTVAANAVAAALTGDQSKVAALEARANSLDKSVNKEIEARADKLSVRADALCPRIEAMAQTQQQFQFRLSDGSRLQLITYNKDNDYRHSTEGKPAKVASR, encoded by the coding sequence ATGCGAATGAAACTTACCGTGTTGGCGCTTGCGGCCGGCCTGAGTTTCGGTGCCACGGCCCAGGCGAAAGATGTTCACATCAACGACGGCACCTGCGGCTATACGACCAACTACGACGTGCGCGTCAACAGCAACGGCGTGTTCTTCGACAACAAGGATGCCAAGCCGGCCAGCGTCTACATGCATGACGGCAAGCTGGTGGTCGACGGCAAGAGCATTGCGGTCACGGACGATGACGCGCAGCGCTTGCGCAACTACGAAAACGGCGTCCGCCAGATGCTGCCCGAGGTGACCGTCATCGCACGCGAAGGCGTGGATATCGGATTCACTGCCATGCGCACCGTGCTGGCGACCTTCTCGGAAAACGAAGGCGATCGCCGCAAGTACACGTCCAAGCTCGAGGCCAGCCGCAACAAGGCACTGACGGAGATCGACAACACGCTTGCCAAGGGCGTGTGGAATCGCGAGTCCTTTGGTGATGCCATGGGCGAAGCCATGGGTTCGACGATCGCCGATCTCGCCAGCACCGTGGCGGCCAACGCCGTCGCTGCCGCGCTGACCGGCGACCAAAGCAAGGTGGCAGCGCTGGAAGCGCGCGCCAACAGCCTGGACAAGTCGGTCAACAAGGAGATCGAGGCGCGTGCCGACAAGCTCAGTGTCCGTGCCGACGCGCTCTGCCCGCGAATTGAAGCGATGGCGCAGACGCAGCAGCAATTTCAGTTCCGCCTTTCCGATGGTTCGAGGCTGCAGCTGATCACGTACAACAAGGACAACGACTATCGCCATTCCACGGAAGGAAAGCCTGCGAAGGTGGCCTCTCGCTAA
- a CDS encoding mechanosensitive ion channel family protein encodes MHDFLVRLHFSEAGIQLIFNILGALAILVIGMWLAARLANVAMRAMQRANIDSTLSGFLRNAINGVLIVLLVVMALQQLGVPSAPLIAALSTAGLAIGLALQGSLSNLAWGVLLIVFRPFKVGDFITAAGVDGTVEGINLMHTLLVLPDNREAIVPNGKIGADAIVNFNRRGVRRFEVKLGIAYKDDVGKAMATVQALFAADARILRTPAPGIWTESLGVGAVNLVIRAYTKIDDLWPAQTDLLRAIKERFEADGISIPVPQRELTVVQGAPLVPPQA; translated from the coding sequence ATGCATGACTTTCTTGTGCGGCTGCATTTTTCCGAGGCTGGCATCCAGCTGATCTTCAATATTCTCGGTGCGCTGGCGATTCTGGTGATCGGGATGTGGCTGGCGGCGCGGCTGGCGAACGTTGCCATGCGTGCCATGCAGCGGGCGAACATTGATTCGACATTGAGTGGTTTTCTGCGCAATGCGATCAATGGCGTATTGATCGTGTTGCTGGTGGTGATGGCGCTGCAGCAACTGGGCGTGCCGTCGGCGCCATTGATCGCGGCGCTCAGTACGGCGGGCCTGGCGATCGGCCTGGCGTTGCAGGGTTCGTTGAGCAATCTTGCCTGGGGCGTGCTGCTGATCGTGTTCCGTCCGTTCAAGGTCGGTGACTTCATCACTGCCGCGGGTGTCGACGGCACGGTCGAAGGCATCAACCTCATGCACACGCTGCTGGTGCTCCCCGACAACCGCGAAGCCATCGTGCCCAACGGCAAGATCGGGGCGGACGCCATCGTCAATTTCAATCGTCGCGGCGTGCGGCGCTTCGAAGTGAAGCTGGGCATCGCCTACAAGGACGACGTGGGCAAGGCCATGGCCACGGTGCAGGCGCTTTTTGCCGCCGATGCGCGCATCCTGCGCACGCCGGCGCCGGGTATCTGGACTGAAAGCCTGGGCGTGGGGGCAGTGAACCTGGTCATCCGGGCCTACACGAAGATCGACGACTTGTGGCCTGCCCAGACCGACCTTCTGCGTGCGATCAAGGAGCGCTTCGAGGCCGACGGGATCAGCATTCCGGTCCCTCAGCGGGAGCTGACGGTGGTGCAGGGCGCGCCGCTGGTGCCGCCGCAAGCCTGA
- the aceF gene encoding dihydrolipoyllysine-residue acetyltransferase, translated as MADLKEARVPDIGHDNVPVIEVLVKPGDKVAKEQSLITLESDKATMEVPAPFAGTIKEMKLKVGDEVSEGAVIAIIEAEDAGAPAAAPAAAAPAPAPAPAAAPAPASTPARAAEPAKSSGGGVREAKVPDISGNENVPVIEVLVKVGDTVAKDQGLITLESDKATMEVPSPFAGVVKELKVKLGDELSEGNVIALIETTDRAAAPAPAPAAAAVEAPKVEEKPEPIGGRSVLPGNAPEGDVAPTARPPFDSRIVMPGDAPYASPSIRAFARELGVDIQQVKGSGRSGRIVREDVAAYIKHALASGARPVSGGAASGGVGGLNLLPWPKVDFAKFGEIEEKPLSRIQKISGANLARNWAMIPHVTQHEDADITELEAFRKKLGEENKDLKITPLVFQIKAVVAALKKFPKFNASLDESGEKLILKKYFHIGIAVDTPDGLVVPVIRDCDKKGLLDLAVELGEISRKARDKKLGPAEMSGGCFSISSLGGIGGTAFTPIVNAPEVAILGVSKAQTKPVWNGKEFAPRLMLPLSLSYDHRVIDGALAARFASFLAQQLGDIRRLLL; from the coding sequence ATGGCCGACCTGAAAGAAGCCCGCGTACCCGACATCGGACATGACAATGTCCCGGTGATCGAGGTTCTGGTTAAGCCCGGCGACAAGGTTGCCAAAGAGCAGAGCCTGATCACGCTGGAGTCGGACAAGGCCACCATGGAAGTGCCCGCTCCCTTTGCCGGCACGATCAAGGAAATGAAGCTCAAGGTCGGTGACGAAGTCTCCGAAGGCGCCGTGATCGCGATCATCGAGGCCGAAGACGCCGGCGCACCCGCCGCCGCCCCGGCCGCCGCCGCGCCCGCTCCGGCTCCGGCCCCTGCAGCCGCACCAGCGCCCGCATCGACCCCGGCCCGCGCAGCGGAGCCGGCGAAGTCGTCCGGTGGCGGCGTGCGCGAGGCCAAGGTGCCGGACATCAGCGGCAACGAAAACGTGCCGGTGATCGAGGTGCTGGTGAAGGTCGGCGACACCGTCGCCAAGGACCAGGGCCTGATCACGCTCGAGTCGGACAAGGCCACGATGGAAGTGCCGTCGCCCTTCGCCGGCGTCGTCAAGGAACTCAAGGTAAAGCTGGGTGACGAACTCTCCGAAGGCAACGTCATCGCGTTGATCGAAACGACGGACCGTGCTGCCGCTCCGGCACCGGCTCCCGCTGCGGCTGCCGTCGAGGCGCCGAAGGTCGAAGAAAAGCCCGAGCCGATCGGTGGCCGCAGTGTGCTGCCGGGCAATGCGCCGGAAGGCGACGTTGCGCCGACCGCACGCCCGCCGTTCGATTCGCGCATCGTCATGCCGGGCGATGCCCCGTACGCCAGCCCGTCCATCCGCGCTTTCGCGCGCGAGCTGGGCGTGGACATCCAGCAGGTGAAAGGCAGCGGTCGCAGTGGCCGCATCGTGCGTGAAGACGTCGCCGCCTACATCAAGCACGCGCTCGCTTCCGGCGCACGTCCGGTCTCCGGCGGTGCCGCTTCCGGCGGTGTGGGTGGTCTCAACCTGCTGCCGTGGCCCAAGGTCGACTTCGCCAAGTTCGGCGAGATCGAAGAGAAGCCGCTGTCGCGCATCCAGAAGATTTCCGGCGCGAACCTCGCCCGCAACTGGGCGATGATCCCGCACGTCACCCAGCACGAAGACGCTGACATCACCGAGCTGGAAGCTTTCCGCAAGAAGCTCGGCGAGGAAAACAAGGATCTGAAGATCACCCCGCTGGTGTTCCAGATCAAAGCGGTGGTCGCGGCGCTGAAGAAATTCCCGAAGTTCAACGCTTCGCTCGACGAGAGCGGCGAAAAGCTGATCCTCAAGAAGTACTTCCACATCGGCATCGCGGTGGATACGCCCGATGGCCTGGTGGTGCCGGTGATCCGCGATTGCGACAAGAAGGGCCTGCTGGACCTGGCGGTCGAGCTCGGCGAAATCTCCAGGAAGGCGCGCGACAAGAAGCTCGGTCCTGCTGAAATGTCCGGCGGCTGCTTCTCGATCTCCTCGCTCGGCGGCATTGGTGGCACGGCCTTCACACCGATCGTCAACGCACCGGAAGTGGCGATCCTCGGCGTCTCCAAGGCGCAGACCAAGCCGGTGTGGAACGGCAAGGAATTCGCGCCGCGCCTGATGCTGCCGCTGTCGCTGTCGTACGACCACCGCGTCATCGACGGTGCGCTGGCCGCGCGATTTGCTTCGTTCCTCGCGCAGCAGCTGGGCGACATCCGCCGCCTGCTGCTCTGA